A single region of the Rhodococcus sp. W8901 genome encodes:
- a CDS encoding flavodoxin family protein has protein sequence MADASPGQAEKTLLVVHHTSSPATRELLEAVLAGARDPEITGVTVRSVPALHATAVDVLGADGYVFGTSANFGYMSGALKHFFDTVYYPCLDAVAGRPYGLWVHGNNDTAGAVKSVQKIVTGLELTQAAQILEITGPIDAQVRERCYELGATVAVTVAGDL, from the coding sequence ATGGCTGACGCGTCGCCGGGGCAGGCGGAGAAGACCCTACTGGTGGTGCACCACACGTCTTCCCCGGCGACGCGCGAGTTGCTCGAGGCGGTGCTCGCCGGTGCTCGCGACCCCGAGATCACCGGCGTCACGGTGCGCTCGGTGCCGGCGCTGCACGCGACCGCCGTCGACGTCCTCGGCGCCGACGGCTACGTGTTCGGGACGTCCGCGAACTTCGGTTACATGTCCGGGGCACTCAAGCACTTCTTCGACACCGTCTACTACCCGTGCCTCGATGCGGTGGCCGGGCGTCCGTACGGGCTGTGGGTGCACGGCAACAACGACACCGCCGGCGCGGTGAAGTCGGTGCAGAAGATCGTCACCGGGCTGGAACTGACGCAGGCCGCGCAGATCCTGGAGATCACGGGGCCGATCGACGCGCAGGTCCGCGAGCGCTGCTACGAGCTGGGCGCGACCGTCGCGGTCACCGTCGCCGGGGACCTCTGA
- a CDS encoding DUF3105 domain-containing protein, whose translation MGPFVRVAAAATALIVIAATAGCGSTVRGTAVAEPFAPTTDNPDPSLGIEGITVIEYPVGLHVRPQQRVAYDRTPPFGGPHDAVWADCTGTVYDTPIRSENAVHSLEHGAVWITYDPKLVTGTDLARLVGRVEGQPYLMMSPYPGLSVPISLQSWGHQLVADGPSDSRIDHFVEALRLNRNTFPEPGATCSTLPDVFDVDNPPPFQAGPPDRSSPDTVPMN comes from the coding sequence GTGGGCCCCTTCGTCCGGGTCGCGGCAGCGGCGACTGCACTGATCGTGATCGCGGCGACCGCCGGCTGCGGCAGCACGGTCCGCGGCACCGCGGTCGCCGAGCCGTTCGCGCCGACCACCGACAACCCCGACCCCTCACTGGGGATCGAGGGGATCACGGTCATCGAGTACCCGGTGGGTCTCCACGTCCGGCCGCAGCAGCGTGTCGCGTACGACCGGACTCCCCCGTTCGGCGGACCGCACGACGCGGTGTGGGCGGACTGCACCGGAACCGTCTACGACACACCGATCCGCAGCGAGAACGCGGTCCACTCACTCGAGCACGGCGCGGTGTGGATCACGTATGACCCGAAACTCGTCACCGGCACGGACCTCGCCCGGCTCGTCGGTCGCGTCGAGGGGCAGCCGTATCTGATGATGTCGCCGTACCCGGGCCTGTCGGTCCCGATCTCGTTGCAGTCGTGGGGCCACCAACTGGTGGCCGACGGCCCGTCGGACTCGCGGATCGATCACTTCGTCGAGGCACTTCGCTTGAACCGCAACACGTTTCCGGAACCGGGCGCGACGTGCTCAACCCTGCCGGACGTGTTCGACGTCGACAACCCTCCGCCGTTCCAGGCCGGACCGCCGGATCGGTCGTCGCCCGACACGGTTCCGATGAACTGA
- a CDS encoding SRPBCC family protein, with product MAVSGAKEFEVKAAPADVMAAIAAVDRLPEWSSAHKKVIVESTHPDGRAHRVRMTVSIMGINDEQVVDYSWDGDTGMSWTLVESTQQNSQDGAYTLTPKGDGTLVKFELTVDPKIPLPGFMLKKARNMALDTASKGLTKFVDGK from the coding sequence ATGGCTGTTTCCGGGGCCAAGGAGTTCGAGGTCAAGGCCGCACCGGCCGACGTCATGGCAGCGATCGCGGCCGTGGACCGGCTTCCCGAATGGTCGTCCGCTCACAAGAAGGTCATCGTCGAGAGCACCCATCCGGACGGCCGCGCGCACCGCGTGCGGATGACCGTGTCGATCATGGGCATCAACGACGAACAGGTCGTCGACTACTCGTGGGACGGCGACACCGGAATGTCCTGGACGCTGGTCGAGAGCACGCAGCAGAACAGCCAGGACGGCGCGTACACCCTCACCCCCAAGGGCGACGGCACGCTGGTGAAGTTCGAGCTCACCGTCGACCCGAAGATCCCGCTGCCGGGCTTCATGCTGAAGAAGGCACGGAACATGGCGCTCGACACCGCCAGCAAGGGCCTCACCAAGTTCGTCGACGGCAAGTAG
- a CDS encoding tyrosine-protein phosphatase, with protein MVHTPTRVRVIRAAAALTAGAALFVGGPVGAALAAPTTVAAADIDHSLHLEGAPNARDVGGYTTVDGRTVRTGMVFRTDALDKLTPADLAALEGLDVKVVDDLRTVYERILQPDRLPAGATANWYDVLGQAPIETMVDLGSAYVAFIDAPGADEAFAAVLRDIRDTDGAVLYHCSAGKDRTGWTTAVLLTILGVDRETVNADYMLTNQYVDDSGSSITASLGGGGVKQEWLDTAFATAGQRYGSFDNYVRQGLGLTDNDIAALKAKLLA; from the coding sequence GTGGTCCATACCCCAACCCGCGTCCGCGTGATTCGCGCGGCAGCCGCTCTCACCGCCGGTGCTGCACTGTTCGTCGGCGGACCGGTCGGCGCCGCGCTGGCCGCACCGACGACGGTCGCCGCGGCCGACATCGACCACTCGCTCCACCTCGAAGGCGCGCCGAACGCGCGCGACGTGGGCGGGTACACCACCGTCGACGGCAGGACCGTCCGGACCGGCATGGTGTTCCGCACGGACGCGCTCGACAAACTGACCCCGGCGGACCTCGCCGCGCTCGAAGGCCTGGACGTCAAGGTGGTCGACGACCTGCGCACGGTGTACGAGCGGATTCTGCAGCCCGACCGGTTACCCGCCGGCGCGACGGCGAACTGGTACGACGTGCTCGGCCAGGCGCCGATCGAGACGATGGTCGACCTCGGGTCGGCGTACGTCGCATTCATCGACGCCCCCGGCGCCGACGAGGCGTTCGCGGCAGTGCTGCGCGACATCCGCGACACCGACGGCGCCGTGCTGTACCACTGCAGCGCCGGCAAGGACCGGACCGGCTGGACCACCGCAGTGCTGCTGACGATCCTCGGCGTGGACCGGGAAACCGTGAACGCGGACTACATGCTGACGAACCAGTACGTCGACGACAGCGGCTCGAGCATCACCGCCTCGCTCGGCGGCGGCGGAGTGAAGCAGGAGTGGCTCGACACCGCGTTCGCCACCGCCGGGCAGAGGTACGGCAGCTTCGACAACTACGTGCGCCAGGGTCTCGGCCTGACCGACAACGACATTGCGGCGTTGAAGGCCAAACTCCTCGCCTGA